From the Deinococcus misasensis DSM 22328 genome, one window contains:
- a CDS encoding DNA cytosine methyltransferase gives MTAEKPPYQIPSMAEITQLPWNGYNVVSTFSGAGGNSTGYRMAGFRVLWANEFVEAARDTYQANHPTTILDARDIRTVTAADIMQATGLNAGELDLFDGSPPCAAFSTAGKREKAWGQVKEYSDTSQVVDDLFFEYTRLLKDLQPKTFIAENVSGLVKGTAKGYFKLILQALKACGYRVKAPLLNAAWLGAPTARERLIFIGVREDLELEPPIPTPLPYQYTLREAFGGADEIPGEFKSFSRNTQTYRLWSWLKNRNQREFEKAAQAVLGRSTMMQHYRCTYDRPVNTVVQGSQSLYHPLHPRTLTIPELKRVSSFPDDYVLTGSFARQWERIGRAVPPLFMRAIADTLRKEVLDKCKT, from the coding sequence ATGACCGCCGAAAAACCCCCTTACCAGATTCCCAGCATGGCCGAAATCACCCAACTGCCCTGGAATGGTTACAACGTGGTCAGCACCTTCAGTGGAGCCGGAGGGAACAGCACCGGTTACCGCATGGCAGGCTTCCGGGTGCTCTGGGCAAATGAGTTCGTTGAAGCCGCGAGGGACACTTATCAGGCCAACCACCCCACCACCATCCTGGATGCAAGGGACATCCGCACGGTCACCGCAGCCGACATCATGCAAGCCACCGGACTGAACGCTGGAGAGCTGGACCTGTTTGATGGCTCACCCCCCTGCGCAGCGTTCAGCACAGCCGGGAAGCGCGAAAAGGCATGGGGGCAAGTGAAGGAATACAGCGACACCTCTCAGGTGGTCGATGACCTGTTCTTCGAATACACCAGACTCCTGAAGGACCTGCAACCCAAGACCTTCATTGCAGAGAACGTCAGCGGACTGGTGAAAGGCACCGCAAAAGGGTACTTCAAGCTGATCCTTCAGGCCCTCAAAGCCTGCGGTTACCGCGTGAAAGCCCCACTGCTGAACGCCGCATGGCTCGGTGCCCCGACAGCCCGTGAGCGACTCATCTTCATCGGAGTCCGAGAAGACCTGGAGTTGGAGCCACCCATCCCCACTCCCCTGCCCTACCAATACACCCTCCGAGAAGCCTTTGGGGGCGCAGATGAAATCCCAGGGGAATTCAAGTCCTTCAGCCGGAACACACAAACGTACCGCCTCTGGAGCTGGCTGAAAAACCGCAACCAGCGGGAATTCGAGAAAGCCGCACAAGCCGTCCTCGGGCGATCCACCATGATGCAACACTACCGATGCACCTACGACCGCCCCGTGAACACCGTGGTTCAAGGCAGCCAGTCCCTCTACCACCCCCTGCACCCCAGAACGCTCACCATCCCAGAACTGAAACGCGTCTCCAGCTTCCCAGATGACTACGTCCTGACAGGTAGCTTCGCCCGCCAATGGGAACGCATCGGGCGAGCCGTACCCCCCCTCTTCATGCGAGCGATCGCAGACACCCTCAGAAAGGAGGTGCTCGACAAATGCAAAACCTGA
- a CDS encoding methyltransferase domain-containing protein → MQNLNVPERWTFENHDVARAFDDHVREQLPWYDLVTSGITHLARHYATEHSVIYDIGASTGNISRALTPTVQERKATLIAIEPSHAMREQFHAQAQLIVKPAEEVTYQPFSVAILNLTLQFIQPQNRGPLLEELKAKLQPGGAIILVDKFEPPAGYAATALYRLTLAGKLAAGATPEAIIKKELSLGGVQRPLKHSDFQDWVPWFRFGDFAGYLFEK, encoded by the coding sequence ATGCAAAACCTGAACGTCCCAGAACGCTGGACCTTCGAGAACCACGACGTGGCCAGAGCCTTCGATGACCACGTCAGGGAACAACTCCCCTGGTACGATCTCGTGACCTCCGGCATCACTCACCTTGCCCGGCACTACGCCACGGAGCACAGCGTCATTTACGACATCGGGGCCAGCACCGGAAACATCAGCAGGGCCCTCACCCCCACCGTGCAGGAACGGAAAGCCACCCTCATCGCGATTGAACCCAGCCACGCCATGCGCGAACAATTCCACGCACAGGCCCAACTGATCGTCAAACCCGCCGAAGAAGTGACCTACCAACCCTTCAGCGTGGCCATCCTGAACTTGACCCTCCAGTTCATCCAGCCCCAGAATCGAGGCCCACTCCTCGAAGAACTGAAAGCGAAGCTGCAACCCGGAGGGGCCATCATCCTTGTCGACAAATTTGAGCCCCCAGCAGGCTACGCAGCAACTGCTCTGTACCGCCTGACTCTGGCCGGGAAGCTCGCCGCTGGCGCCACCCCTGAAGCCATCATCAAAAAGGAGCTCAGCCTCGGCGGTGTGCAGAGGCCCCTGAAGCACTCGGATTTTCAGGACTGGGTTCCATGGTTCCGCTTTGGGGACTTCGCCGGATACCTCTTCGAGAAGTGA
- a CDS encoding DUF2441 domain-containing protein — protein sequence MTGEIFLHASGVQLVPGAVILPGNFGRVILGTGVTHKLYKREILLEETRRKHFPEKPSRLRSCFVCPTFEDMDWFFRNHFYGCACYEVQLLQSTAPRHLAFVSCLPSDKSKPFYPDEEMAYFYWAGVWPEKLGELPRAQELIVSSPLKILDRYPSEFDIASNNAWANLQARLDQE from the coding sequence ATGACAGGTGAAATTTTTTTGCATGCCTCAGGTGTGCAGTTGGTGCCCGGAGCAGTGATTCTCCCAGGGAATTTTGGAAGGGTGATTTTGGGTACAGGTGTGACCCACAAGCTTTACAAGCGTGAGATCCTGCTGGAAGAAACACGACGCAAGCATTTTCCCGAAAAGCCCAGCAGATTACGGAGCTGTTTTGTCTGCCCCACATTTGAAGACATGGACTGGTTTTTTCGGAACCATTTCTATGGGTGTGCATGCTATGAAGTACAGCTCTTGCAGTCAACAGCTCCACGCCATTTGGCATTTGTATCCTGCCTGCCAAGTGATAAATCGAAACCCTTTTACCCAGATGAGGAAATGGCTTATTTTTATTGGGCTGGGGTGTGGCCCGAAAAACTGGGGGAACTCCCCCGGGCACAAGAACTCATCGTTAGTTCGCCATTGAAAATTCTCGACAGGTACCCTTCGGAATTTGACATTGCCAGCAACAATGCTTGGGCCAACCTTCAAGCACGACTGGATCAGGAATGA
- the terL gene encoding phage terminase large subunit → MELREAAQKPPEDEAPQDLTVEQEKARAVQHLKSNFHAFVRAAWHVMEPMRPMVDNWHIEAICLHLQVMAQSFGQPEGLKDLLINVPPGSSKSLLVNVFFPAWVWTWLPEWRAIFASGDISLSLRDSVKCRDLMKSTWYQENFQPEWKFKGDQDVKGNFANDRGGFRMSTSVGGSGTGHRADSIFVDDPIKAVDRHSEVVRHNVRDWWDTTIFNRLSDMQSGTKVVIMQRLHDEDLSGHILQKYTSFTHLMIPMEYDPDRHCNTPYWSDPRTEFGQLMDPVRFPRSVVDQMKVALGSVDYAGQCQQTPAPTDGAIFKRANWRFWLPIDFAQLATRTDMTSYRSETGEMIQLPIKILPYTLKEICEQSGIFDEMLESWDMTFKDKQTSAFTVGQVWGRIGIDKFLLDEVRGRWNINVVLKQFIELSDKYPHAAAKLVEDKANGPAVMDLLRGTISGLLDVLPYGDKVSRAWAVQPSQEAGEWYLPHPALYHWVQDWINEFTRFPNGFKDRIDTASQAVQQLNLNAQKTGHQKKRTVIHHN, encoded by the coding sequence GTGGAACTTCGAGAGGCAGCCCAGAAACCACCCGAAGATGAAGCCCCTCAGGACCTCACCGTCGAGCAAGAAAAAGCCCGAGCGGTTCAACACCTGAAGTCAAACTTTCACGCCTTCGTCCGCGCAGCGTGGCACGTCATGGAACCCATGCGCCCCATGGTGGACAACTGGCACATCGAAGCGATCTGCTTGCACCTCCAAGTCATGGCGCAAAGCTTCGGGCAGCCAGAGGGCCTGAAAGACCTCCTGATCAACGTGCCTCCGGGCAGCTCCAAGTCCCTGCTGGTGAACGTCTTCTTTCCAGCATGGGTGTGGACGTGGCTCCCAGAATGGAGGGCCATCTTCGCTTCCGGAGACATCAGTCTTTCCCTGCGTGACTCTGTGAAGTGCCGCGACCTCATGAAGTCCACGTGGTACCAAGAGAACTTCCAGCCTGAGTGGAAGTTCAAAGGGGACCAGGACGTCAAAGGGAACTTTGCAAACGACCGGGGTGGGTTCAGGATGTCCACCAGCGTTGGCGGTTCCGGCACAGGCCACCGTGCAGACAGCATTTTCGTTGACGATCCCATCAAGGCCGTGGACAGGCACAGCGAAGTGGTCCGGCACAACGTGCGAGACTGGTGGGACACCACCATCTTCAACCGCCTCTCGGACATGCAGAGCGGCACCAAAGTGGTCATCATGCAACGGTTGCATGACGAGGACCTCTCTGGTCACATCTTGCAGAAGTACACCAGCTTCACGCACCTCATGATCCCAATGGAGTATGACCCGGACCGGCATTGCAACACGCCGTACTGGTCTGACCCCCGAACGGAATTCGGGCAGCTGATGGACCCCGTTCGTTTCCCCCGCAGCGTGGTCGATCAAATGAAAGTTGCCCTCGGCAGCGTGGACTACGCAGGTCAATGCCAGCAGACCCCAGCACCCACAGACGGCGCGATCTTCAAGCGAGCCAACTGGCGTTTCTGGTTGCCGATTGACTTCGCGCAACTGGCCACCCGCACCGACATGACCAGTTACCGCAGCGAGACTGGCGAGATGATCCAACTGCCCATCAAGATCCTCCCTTACACCCTAAAGGAGATCTGCGAGCAGTCCGGCATCTTCGACGAGATGCTTGAAAGCTGGGACATGACCTTCAAGGACAAGCAGACGTCTGCTTTCACAGTCGGTCAAGTCTGGGGACGGATTGGAATCGACAAGTTCCTGCTGGATGAAGTGCGCGGACGATGGAACATCAATGTGGTGCTCAAACAGTTCATTGAACTGTCCGACAAGTACCCTCATGCGGCTGCCAAACTGGTCGAAGACAAAGCCAACGGCCCTGCCGTGATGGACCTCCTCAGGGGCACCATCTCGGGCCTGCTCGACGTGCTGCCATATGGCGACAAGGTGTCGAGAGCGTGGGCCGTTCAGCCATCACAAGAAGCCGGAGAGTGGTACCTCCCCCACCCCGCCCTTTACCACTGGGTGCAGGACTGGATCAACGAATTCACCCGCTTCCCGAACGGCTTCAAGGACCGCATCGACACGGCATCCCAAGCGGTTCAGCAACTCAACTTGAATGCCCAGAAGACAGGCCACCAGAAGAAACGGACCGTCATTCACCACAACTAG
- a CDS encoding minor capsid protein has protein sequence MALNQKLQKILDDLEGQDQKQLDKARAAVIKLYADFDRKSLARLLKAALEAPPAQRTQKLDQVLTAFDQATQHLKRPPQAVQDIIRMAVGDQILYTDQILKALDPKFRFNSTPGRERKFAADSLQRFEKYWTKESSKFRRSIKGALQNATRLKWTPERLATEIERRTGASRARAVLIARDQLLKAKAYANEQRQKDLGITRYVWRTQRDGDVRPDHKKREGKVYEWGNTDKDPGGDIQCRCHAIPYLEGYRDPGNPSLENLQDYKKRIEGYGYKVGIKEKPLMQLYGRDAVAGYQDGTVLLNPASPFWMDPQAEMGQMSRVGWSSTDHPDHLIFHEIGHHLHRQNSPNRFKNSAKQKPGLKLQETIRREVSRYAAVNMQEFVAEVYVGLRTGKKYSREIMAAYRAFGGVEP, from the coding sequence ATGGCCCTCAACCAGAAGCTCCAGAAGATTCTTGATGACCTGGAAGGCCAAGATCAAAAGCAGTTGGACAAAGCCCGAGCAGCCGTCATCAAACTGTATGCCGACTTCGACCGCAAGAGCCTTGCCCGTCTCCTCAAAGCCGCTCTGGAAGCTCCCCCTGCACAGCGAACCCAGAAGCTCGACCAGGTGCTGACCGCTTTTGATCAGGCCACCCAGCACCTCAAGAGGCCCCCGCAAGCCGTTCAAGACATCATCCGCATGGCTGTCGGGGACCAAATTCTGTACACCGACCAGATCCTCAAAGCCCTCGACCCCAAGTTCCGGTTCAACTCCACGCCGGGCAGGGAACGGAAGTTTGCAGCGGATTCCCTTCAGCGCTTCGAGAAATACTGGACCAAAGAATCCAGCAAGTTTAGAAGAAGCATCAAAGGCGCACTGCAGAACGCCACCCGTCTGAAGTGGACTCCGGAACGGCTGGCCACCGAGATTGAACGGCGCACTGGGGCCAGCAGGGCCAGAGCGGTCCTGATTGCCCGGGACCAACTCCTGAAAGCCAAAGCTTACGCCAATGAGCAGCGGCAAAAGGATTTGGGCATCACCCGATACGTCTGGAGAACCCAGCGGGACGGAGATGTCAGGCCTGATCACAAAAAGCGAGAAGGCAAAGTCTACGAGTGGGGCAACACCGACAAGGACCCCGGTGGTGACATTCAGTGCAGATGCCACGCCATTCCTTACCTTGAAGGTTACCGCGATCCCGGTAACCCATCCCTTGAGAATCTGCAAGACTACAAGAAGCGTATTGAAGGGTATGGGTACAAAGTCGGCATCAAAGAGAAACCACTGATGCAGCTGTACGGTCGGGATGCCGTGGCTGGATACCAAGATGGCACGGTGTTGCTAAACCCAGCATCTCCCTTCTGGATGGATCCTCAAGCTGAAATGGGTCAAATGAGCCGGGTCGGATGGAGCAGTACCGATCACCCAGACCACCTGATCTTTCATGAAATTGGTCACCACCTGCACCGCCAGAATTCCCCCAATCGCTTCAAGAACAGCGCCAAGCAGAAACCGGGCTTGAAGCTTCAAGAAACCATTCGCCGGGAGGTCAGCAGGTATGCTGCTGTGAACATGCAGGAATTCGTTGCAGAGGTCTACGTAGGCCTTCGAACAGGCAAAAAGTACAGCAGGGAAATCATGGCTGCTTATCGAGCATTTGGAGGGGTTGAACCATGA
- a CDS encoding major capsid protein — MNGIAALVATMIARGFLGEIANNARAQFGVQGRQYLGATLLPERLVPENMYTETDISYRTMLANAGTRYSPAVKKGSAMVGDMKVELGNIDVASEFTAEVYDALQKILGRNEEMEALASVTGWLDNQINLALRELMEKHRWEALADAQVLRKGANGYEELVTYSNPAGHRVTIDSGSMASPEGWYDPDHNPLEDIDAQVSLLSSKGFTADRIITSRSRAMLAARHPKTRAAMGRFTIDNTGNLQSQGAFASITSLSAFLVAEGLPPIQTYDLMARTENGTIRFLDETKVIIASATGRDQTIDLGDEAMLLQNTLGYTAVGRAAGQATPGIVIRMEHFENKPPRIEGEGWATTLPVVQEPEAIAVLTVPNRTA; from the coding sequence ATGAACGGAATTGCTGCTCTCGTCGCAACCATGATCGCCAGAGGCTTTCTGGGCGAAATCGCCAACAATGCAAGGGCTCAGTTCGGTGTACAGGGACGCCAGTACCTCGGTGCCACTCTGCTGCCCGAGCGCCTGGTTCCAGAGAACATGTACACCGAAACCGACATCAGTTACCGGACCATGCTTGCCAATGCCGGCACCCGGTACAGCCCTGCTGTGAAAAAGGGCAGTGCGATGGTCGGGGACATGAAGGTCGAACTGGGCAACATCGATGTGGCTTCAGAGTTCACCGCTGAAGTTTATGATGCCCTGCAGAAAATCCTTGGCCGAAATGAAGAAATGGAAGCTTTGGCTTCTGTGACCGGATGGCTCGACAACCAAATCAACCTTGCCTTGCGTGAACTGATGGAGAAACACCGCTGGGAGGCTCTCGCGGATGCCCAGGTGCTTCGCAAGGGAGCCAACGGCTACGAAGAACTGGTGACCTACTCCAACCCTGCAGGCCACCGAGTGACCATCGACTCTGGCAGCATGGCGAGCCCTGAGGGGTGGTACGATCCAGACCACAACCCCCTTGAGGACATTGATGCCCAGGTGTCCTTGCTTTCAAGCAAGGGCTTCACGGCTGACCGCATCATCACCAGCAGGTCCAGAGCCATGCTTGCTGCACGGCACCCCAAAACCCGCGCAGCCATGGGACGCTTCACCATCGACAACACCGGTAACCTCCAGAGCCAAGGGGCTTTCGCCAGCATCACCAGCCTGAGTGCCTTTTTGGTGGCTGAGGGGCTTCCCCCCATCCAGACCTATGACCTGATGGCTCGAACCGAAAACGGAACCATCCGCTTCTTGGATGAAACCAAAGTGATCATTGCCTCTGCCACTGGCCGCGATCAGACCATCGATCTGGGAGATGAGGCGATGCTGCTGCAAAACACCCTCGGCTATACCGCCGTGGGGCGTGCTGCCGGCCAAGCCACTCCGGGCATCGTGATTCGCATGGAGCATTTCGAGAACAAGCCCCCCAGAATCGAAGGCGAAGGCTGGGCCACCACCCTCCCTGTGGTGCAAGAGCCTGAAGCCATCGCTGTGCTCACCGTCCCCAACCGCACCGCCTAA